The following is a genomic window from Hymenobacter monticola.
CTGCAAGCTGGCGTTTCTGGAGGACGAGGAAACCGCCGTGCAGGAACTGCGGCAGGAATGGCCCAACGCCACTTTTGCGGCCGAGGAAACCGCCGGCCACGCGCAGGTGGCGCGGTTTTTTGCGCGCGACTTCTCCCCCACCGACCGGCTGCATTTGCACCTGAAAGGCACCGCTTTTCAGCTCAAAGTATGGGAATCGCTGCTGCGGGTGCCGGAGGGGCAGCTGCGTACCTACTCGCAGCTAGCCAAGGCGGCTGAGAACGGCGCGGCCGTGCGGGCCGCCGGTACTGCCATCGGGGCCAATCCGGTGGCCTACCTCATCCCCTGCCACCGCGTCATTCGCGGCACCGGCGCGCTGGGGCAATACCGCTGGGGCGCCCCGCGCAAGGCCGCGCTGCTGGGCTGGGAATCGGCCCGGGCTGCCGGGCCGATAGCAGAAGCCCTAGACGCTTAGCGCACCATCAGCCGCTTGCTTACTACGGTCGAGCCATCGCGCAAACGCACGGTGTAAACGCCAGAGGACAAGCCAGCGGTGGACAGGGAGCCGCTGACCTCACCTTTCTGCACGGGCAGTGAGACGGTGAGCATTGTTTGCCCCAATGCATTCAGCACCGTGGCTTGTACTTCGCGAGTACTAACGGGAACAGAAAGGCTCACGTGCACAAGGCCAGCGGCCGGGTTAGGCGACAGCGAAAGGAGTGATTGGGCTTGTAGCGGGCTGGTGGCCAGTGTAGCGACATTCAGCAGGATGCTAACGCCAGCGCCGAAATAGTTAGCGGAGAAAACATCCAAATCGCCGTCGTTATCGGCATCCGCAAGAATCATGTTCATGGGCTGGGCCCCGGTGGTCAACGTGGGCAATGCTGTGAAGCGGCCGTTGCCGTCGTTCAGCCATACATCAAGGGCCAGCGCGGTGGTAGTATTCGGGGCCAGAAAGTCCAAGTCGCCATCCCCGTCCACATCGCCCAGCGCTGAACTCAACACCAGGTTGCTGGTGGACGGCAGCACTTGCCCAGCCACAAAGGTTCCATTGCCCGCATTGAGCTGTACAGTTGACGTAAACTGGTTTACACCACCCCTGGTAGCAATCATGTCCAGCCGGCCGTCGCCGTTCACATCTCCTATCGTGCCCATATCCACCGTACCACTGGCTGGGGTGAACTGTCCCTGTCCATTGTTCCAATAACACCGGCTTGGGCCCACAATATCCAGGTCGCCATCTTGGTCCATATCGGCTACTTCTACCCGGGCATTGGAATTGGGCCAAGCACCCGCCGGGAAGCTGGCAACCACGGCATTGCCGCTAAATACGCCTTGGCCACTGTTGGTGAGCACCTCCAGCACCATGTCGCCGTACGACACCAGGTCTAGGTCGCCGTCGCCATCAAAGTCGCCCAGGCGCACTTGCAGGGGTTTCATGCCGACGGGTACCGTCCGGATGGTTGAAAACACCCCATTTCCGCCATTCAGGCAAACGTGAAGGGTGTTACCGGGCTGGGCATTGTCACCCGAGCAAACCGTGACAATGTCTAGGTCGCCGTCGCCGTCCACATCGCCAACATCCAGGCTGATAGGACCCAGCGCCACCTGTATCGTAGCGACGGAATAGGAACCGGTGCCCGAGGCGAGGCCCACGTACAGGAGATTGGTGGTATTAAAAGCACTGGGTCCACCCGAATTCGTCGCAATATCCACGTATCCATCCCCATTAAAATCCGCCACCCGCAATTCGTTAGAGTAGCTGCTGGCCCGCGTAGCCACCCGGGTTCCGGCTGAATATCTACCCGACCCGCCCGTGGCCGCCGCCGTGAACTGGTACACGTGCGGCACCGCCCCCGCTCCGGCCGCGCTCAGCAACGCCGCTGGTACGCTCACCGTCACGGTTTCGCCCGGCTTGAAGGCGGCCGACTGCCCGGCGGGCGCCGTGGGCGCGAGCGTCACAGTGCTACCGCTGGTGCTGGCGGTAGTGGTGCGCTGCCCCTGATACTGCGAGGAAAAAACCTTGATGTTAAGCGCTGTGGCGGGGTTAATGGGCTGCGAAAACGGAATGACCACCGGGGCGGTGCGCGGGGCGGCCACGGCATTGCGGGCCGGGCCAAGGCCGGAGCTGACCACGGCGGGACTTTGCGCCTGGGCAATGGTGCTATTAAAGCAGCCGGCCAAAATCAGGCAGAGGCCGAATCGGTGGTAAAAGTGCGTCATTATGGGCAGAAAGGCAGTTGTGAGTCGGGCAAATGTAATGATATGAAGCAGTTTAGCTTTATTTCAAAACCGAACGCCCCGCTTGGCAAAACCAAGCGGGGCGCGGGCAATTGAAGGCGCGGCGGGCGCTACGAAATCCACTTGAACTTGTACTCCAGCTTGGGCACGGGCATGCGGTCGGCCACGCGACGCAGGCGGTTGGGCAGGGCCATGATGTAGTCGCGGGCCTTTTCGGCTTCACCGGTGAGGTCTTTGACGTTGGCAATGTCCCAGTCCACGATGAGCGAGTCCAGGATGTCGGTGTAGTCGTTGCTGGTGTACACGCCCAGGCGCTGGGCGGCGTCGGTGAAGTGGCCGAATGTCTTGCCCATTTCCACGCCCATTTCGCGCATGTAGTGGGCCGGCATCACAATTTTCTTGCGCATCATGTCCTCGAAGGCCAGCATCATCTCGCTCGGGTCGAGCTCGAAAATCTTGCTCACGAAGGCCTTGTACACGCGGGCGTGGCGGGTTTCGTCGCCGGCAATCATGCCGCAGATTTTGGAGAGCTGGTCGTCGCCGGCTTTGCGGGCCAGCTGGCCCACGCGGCGGTGCGAGATGTTGGTGGCCTGCTCCTGGTAGCTCGTGTACACGAAGGCACGGTACGGGTCGTTGGCCGTGCCCAGGTCGAAGGCGTCGTTGATAAGGTACTGGGTGCTGACCTCAAACTCGCGCATGTTCACGCGGCCCGAGAGATAGAGGTAGCGGTTGAGCAGGTCGCCGTGGCGGTTTTCCTCGGCCGTCCACCCTCGAATCCACTCGGCCCAGCCGTTGTTGCGGTCGCGGTTGATGTTGTCGAGCTCGTGGAACCAGGCCTCGTAGTTGGGCAGGGCTTCCTCGGTGATGGTGTCGCCGATGAGCACGGCCAGCAGGTCGTAGCTCAGGCTGCCGGCCTTTTCGCGCAGCTCCTTCACCTCGTCAAAAAACGTGTCGCGGCGCGAGTCGGGCAGGTAGTCGGCCGGCTGCCAGCTGTCTTCCACGCTTTTGAGGAAGGTGCTCATGTTTTCTTTCAGGTAGCCCTCCATTTGCTGGAGGACTTCGCCGCGGGTTATCGAGATGGACGTTTGCATGGGGTGAGCGAAAAAGCGTGAAGGGGTGATGAAAGAAACGCTTTTCGCGCAACAAAGGTCCGGCCCAACCGTAGGGGGCCGGGTATAAGATTATGGCATTAGCCGGATTCGACGGGCAGACAGGAGCCCTTTTTGTGGCCGGAAGCGCCTTTTTTCGCCTGCGGAAGGCGATTTCTGTCCCA
Proteins encoded in this region:
- a CDS encoding FG-GAP-like repeat-containing protein, coding for MTHFYHRFGLCLILAGCFNSTIAQAQSPAVVSSGLGPARNAVAAPRTAPVVIPFSQPINPATALNIKVFSSQYQGQRTTTASTSGSTVTLAPTAPAGQSAAFKPGETVTVSVPAALLSAAGAGAVPHVYQFTAAATGGSGRYSAGTRVATRASSYSNELRVADFNGDGYVDIATNSGGPSAFNTTNLLYVGLASGTGSYSVATIQVALGPISLDVGDVDGDGDLDIVTVCSGDNAQPGNTLHVCLNGGNGVFSTIRTVPVGMKPLQVRLGDFDGDGDLDLVSYGDMVLEVLTNSGQGVFSGNAVVASFPAGAWPNSNARVEVADMDQDGDLDIVGPSRCYWNNGQGQFTPASGTVDMGTIGDVNGDGRLDMIATRGGVNQFTSTVQLNAGNGTFVAGQVLPSTSNLVLSSALGDVDGDGDLDFLAPNTTTALALDVWLNDGNGRFTALPTLTTGAQPMNMILADADNDGDLDVFSANYFGAGVSILLNVATLATSPLQAQSLLSLSPNPAAGLVHVSLSVPVSTREVQATVLNALGQTMLTVSLPVQKGEVSGSLSTAGLSSGVYTVRLRDGSTVVSKRLMVR
- a CDS encoding bifunctional transcriptional activator/DNA repair enzyme AdaA, with product MTDYQRIEAALRYAQAHYQTQPDLEEMAAQAHWSPFHFQRKFQEWAGVSPKKFLQYLSLDHAKQLLRQQASVAEAAYEAGLSGTSRLHDLFVTLEAMTPGEYRHGGAALAIRYSFGESPFGRYLVASTDKGICKLAFLEDEETAVQELRQEWPNATFAAEETAGHAQVARFFARDFSPTDRLHLHLKGTAFQLKVWESLLRVPEGQLRTYSQLAKAAENGAAVRAAGTAIGANPVAYLIPCHRVIRGTGALGQYRWGAPRKAALLGWESARAAGPIAEALDA
- a CDS encoding acyl-ACP desaturase, translating into MQTSISITRGEVLQQMEGYLKENMSTFLKSVEDSWQPADYLPDSRRDTFFDEVKELREKAGSLSYDLLAVLIGDTITEEALPNYEAWFHELDNINRDRNNGWAEWIRGWTAEENRHGDLLNRYLYLSGRVNMREFEVSTQYLINDAFDLGTANDPYRAFVYTSYQEQATNISHRRVGQLARKAGDDQLSKICGMIAGDETRHARVYKAFVSKIFELDPSEMMLAFEDMMRKKIVMPAHYMREMGVEMGKTFGHFTDAAQRLGVYTSNDYTDILDSLIVDWDIANVKDLTGEAEKARDYIMALPNRLRRVADRMPVPKLEYKFKWIS